Proteins encoded together in one Candidatus Eremiobacterota bacterium window:
- a CDS encoding YqeG family HAD IIIA-type phosphatase, producing the protein MLDLLYPDFFMERVEFIDLHHLKEHGYDTLIFDLDNTLVGWRSKEMRPELMEWLKSAKNLGFKMCIVSNCVLRGRVRYFEKLLDIPAIPKAVKPRKKSFIAAIKMLNSRFGRTVVIGDQLFTDVLGGNRLGLLTILVLPVDKREFYATILQRTAEKLILFRMKKKGILHPLKAKIPKKMLQAKEGNL; encoded by the coding sequence ATTTTAGACCTGCTTTATCCCGATTTTTTCATGGAAAGGGTGGAGTTTATTGACCTCCATCACCTCAAGGAGCACGGGTACGATACCCTTATCTTTGATCTTGACAACACCCTGGTAGGGTGGCGCTCAAAGGAGATGAGGCCTGAGCTCATGGAGTGGCTGAAAAGCGCCAAGAACCTGGGTTTCAAGATGTGCATAGTCTCAAATTGCGTGCTGAGGGGAAGGGTACGCTACTTTGAGAAGCTGCTGGACATTCCCGCTATCCCAAAAGCGGTTAAGCCGAGAAAAAAATCATTTATCGCAGCAATAAAAATGCTCAACAGCAGGTTCGGCCGCACCGTGGTGATAGGCGATCAGCTCTTTACCGACGTGCTTGGCGGCAACAGGCTGGGACTTCTCACCATCCTGGTGCTTCCCGTGGACAAGAGAGAATTCTATGCGACGATTCTCCAGAGGACTGCAGAGAAACTTATATTGTTCAGGATGAAGAAAAAGGGCATTCTTCACCCGCTGAAGGCTAAAATACCGAAAAAAATGTTACAGGCCAAGGAAGGAAATTTGTGA
- the udk gene encoding uridine kinase — MKKKTIGVAGGTGSGKTTVVKKIIQDLPPDKVIMIPQDSYYIDQSHLSWEERKKINYDHPFAFDNDLLVEHIKRLSEGDAIDLPIYSYITYSRQKEIKHIEPREIVIVEGILILEDRRIRELLDIKIFVDTDADERFIRRLKRDIMERGRAVEEVIEQYMEVVRPMHLQFVEPTKRYADIIIPGGGQNTVAIDILTTKIRSILMGM; from the coding sequence ATGAAGAAGAAAACTATAGGTGTTGCAGGGGGAACGGGTTCCGGCAAGACGACGGTGGTCAAGAAGATAATCCAGGATCTTCCCCCCGACAAGGTGATAATGATCCCCCAGGACTCCTATTATATTGACCAGAGCCACCTTTCGTGGGAGGAGCGCAAGAAAATAAATTATGATCACCCTTTTGCCTTTGACAATGATCTCCTAGTTGAACATATCAAGAGACTTTCGGAAGGTGATGCCATTGACCTGCCGATTTACTCGTACATCACTTATTCACGACAGAAGGAGATCAAGCACATAGAGCCCAGGGAGATTGTCATCGTTGAAGGGATACTGATACTTGAGGACAGGCGTATAAGGGAGCTCCTGGATATAAAAATCTTTGTCGATACTGATGCCGATGAAAGGTTTATCAGGCGCCTGAAAAGAGATATCATGGAGCGGGGAAGGGCCGTTGAAGAGGTAATCGAGCAGTATATGGAAGTGGTGAGGCCCATGCATCTCCAGTTTGTGGAGCCGACAAAGAGATACGCCGATATCATCATTCCCGGCGGAGGACAGAACACGGTGGCAATAGACATACTCACCACAAAGATCCGTTCAATTCTTATGGGGATGTGA
- the pilB gene encoding type IV-A pilus assembly ATPase PilB, giving the protein MISRSLKKDIGELLVENGLVTERQFQKAVDQSNRVNETVQKILVSMGFVTEKDITEVIGKQMGVDFVDLDDFDLDPELARSIPEHLAQRYKVIPIAQKENKLTLAMVDPLNVIAIDDIRLITGFDIEPVISTEDAILKAINRQFGVTDLAEVEETVKDISAADFGPVEVDDAVEEEIALDKLKELVDEAPIVRVVNLIISQAINDKASDIHIEPEQKAVRVRYRVDGVLHDVMQPPKHIQAPMISRIKIMSNLDIAERRIPQDGKIHLKHDNREFDLRVSTVPTVHGEKVVMRILDKGSVMLGLNKLGFYPDVQSALENVVEKPYGMILVTGPTGSGKSTSLYSILNKLNRGEVNILTVEDPVEYQIQGINQVQQNMKAGLTFASALRSFLRQDPDIIMVGEIRDSETAKIGIEAALTGHLVLSTLHTNDSAGAITRLIEMGVEPFLCSSSIIGILAQRLARCICPNCKESYAPPIESVRRFGLTAYTDSEITFYRGRGCDHCKMTGYKGRTGIHELLMISDRVRGLILQRASTAEIKQCAVEEGMKTMPDDGLRKVLDGVTTIEECLRVVYIEGQEM; this is encoded by the coding sequence ATGATTTCTCGCTCTCTGAAAAAAGATATTGGTGAGCTCCTTGTGGAAAACGGCCTTGTGACCGAGCGGCAGTTCCAGAAAGCCGTCGATCAGAGCAACAGGGTCAATGAAACCGTGCAGAAAATTCTGGTGAGCATGGGCTTTGTCACCGAGAAGGATATCACGGAAGTGATAGGCAAGCAGATGGGCGTCGATTTCGTGGATCTTGACGACTTCGACCTTGACCCCGAGCTCGCCCGCTCGATCCCGGAGCACCTTGCGCAGCGCTACAAGGTCATACCTATAGCCCAGAAAGAGAACAAGCTGACCCTCGCCATGGTCGATCCCCTCAACGTGATCGCCATCGACGACATAAGGCTTATCACCGGCTTTGACATTGAACCGGTGATTTCAACGGAGGACGCTATCCTGAAGGCCATCAACAGGCAGTTCGGCGTGACGGATCTTGCCGAAGTGGAAGAAACGGTGAAGGATATCAGCGCCGCAGATTTCGGCCCCGTTGAAGTCGATGATGCCGTGGAGGAAGAGATTGCTCTCGACAAACTGAAGGAACTTGTCGATGAGGCGCCTATTGTCCGCGTGGTGAACCTTATCATCTCGCAGGCAATCAATGATAAGGCCTCTGACATACATATCGAGCCTGAGCAAAAGGCGGTAAGGGTGCGCTACCGTGTTGACGGTGTGCTCCATGACGTGATGCAGCCTCCCAAGCACATTCAGGCGCCGATGATCTCCCGTATCAAGATCATGTCTAACCTTGATATCGCCGAGCGCAGGATTCCCCAGGATGGAAAGATCCATCTCAAGCATGACAACCGCGAATTCGACCTCCGCGTCTCGACGGTCCCCACGGTCCACGGAGAGAAGGTGGTCATGAGAATCCTGGACAAAGGCTCAGTCATGCTTGGTCTCAATAAGCTGGGCTTTTATCCTGATGTGCAGAGCGCGCTGGAAAACGTCGTGGAGAAGCCCTACGGGATGATCCTGGTGACGGGACCCACCGGCTCAGGGAAATCCACCTCCCTTTACTCTATTCTCAACAAGCTGAACAGGGGCGAAGTGAATATCCTTACCGTAGAAGACCCCGTGGAATACCAGATTCAGGGAATCAACCAGGTTCAGCAGAATATGAAAGCGGGCCTCACCTTTGCCTCGGCCCTCAGGTCATTCCTCAGGCAGGACCCCGATATCATCATGGTCGGCGAGATTAGAGACTCAGAAACGGCAAAGATCGGTATTGAAGCTGCTCTTACGGGACATCTGGTGCTGAGCACCCTTCATACCAATGACTCTGCTGGTGCCATTACCCGTCTTATTGAGATGGGAGTGGAGCCTTTCCTCTGTTCCTCGTCAATAATCGGCATACTCGCCCAGAGGCTTGCCCGCTGTATCTGCCCCAACTGCAAGGAATCATATGCACCGCCTATAGAGTCGGTGAGAAGGTTCGGCCTCACGGCTTACACGGATTCAGAGATTACCTTCTACAGGGGAAGAGGCTGTGATCATTGCAAGATGACAGGCTACAAGGGAAGAACGGGCATTCATGAGCTGCTCATGATCTCTGACCGTGTCAGAGGCCTCATTCTCCAGCGTGCCTCCACGGCGGAAATCAAGCAGTGTGCCGTAGAAGAAGGCATGAAAACCATGCCTGATGATGGTCTGAGAAAAGTGCTCGACGGCGTGACCACTATCGAGGAATGCCTCAGGGTGGTCTACATCGAAGGCCAGGAAATGTAA